Proteins from a single region of Catenulispora acidiphila DSM 44928:
- a CDS encoding ABC transporter substrate-binding protein produces MGIRTVVAASAVLALATSTAACSSSASSSASAGKVSLSYGVWDATQVPAMQKIIAAFEAQNPTITVTIQQTPWADYWTKLQAAASGGSAPDVFWMNGPNFQLYAANHVLRPLTDLHPDTSVYPPALAQLYQYKGVQYGLPKDFDTVGLWYNKAIFDAAGVAYPTTAWTWADFQAAAKKLTDPAKGVYGVGANLEGQENYYDTIYQAGGYVISPDGKKSGYADPAGIAGLKFWTDLVAAKESPSLKQMTDTAPLNLFESGKLAMYWGGSWDAKAFAANDSTKTAVDVTALPAGVKKATVIHGLANVVFTHTSHPAQAEKFAAFLGSQAAAQIEADTGTVIPAYNGTQQSWVKAYPQYHLQSFLDQLPDAVPYPISKDTAAWNTLETNVLTKAWDGSEPIDKAAGDLATQMNAALAKEGP; encoded by the coding sequence ATGGGCATACGCACAGTGGTGGCGGCGTCGGCGGTTCTCGCGCTGGCCACTTCGACGGCCGCTTGTTCGAGCAGCGCGAGTTCCTCGGCGAGCGCCGGCAAGGTTTCCCTCAGCTACGGGGTCTGGGACGCGACGCAGGTCCCGGCCATGCAGAAGATCATCGCAGCCTTCGAGGCACAGAACCCGACCATCACGGTCACCATCCAGCAGACGCCGTGGGCGGACTACTGGACCAAGCTCCAGGCGGCCGCCTCCGGCGGTTCGGCGCCCGACGTCTTCTGGATGAACGGCCCGAACTTCCAGCTCTACGCCGCCAACCACGTCCTGCGGCCGCTGACCGACCTGCACCCGGACACCTCGGTCTACCCCCCGGCGCTGGCGCAGCTCTACCAGTACAAGGGCGTGCAGTACGGGCTGCCGAAGGACTTCGACACCGTGGGGCTCTGGTACAACAAGGCCATCTTCGACGCCGCGGGCGTCGCCTACCCCACCACCGCCTGGACCTGGGCTGATTTCCAAGCGGCGGCGAAAAAACTCACCGACCCCGCCAAGGGCGTCTACGGTGTCGGCGCCAACCTGGAAGGCCAGGAGAACTACTACGACACGATCTACCAGGCCGGCGGCTACGTCATCTCCCCCGACGGCAAGAAGTCCGGATACGCCGATCCGGCCGGTATCGCCGGGCTGAAGTTCTGGACCGATCTGGTCGCGGCCAAGGAGTCGCCGAGCCTGAAGCAGATGACGGACACCGCGCCGCTGAACCTGTTCGAGTCCGGCAAGCTCGCCATGTACTGGGGCGGGTCGTGGGACGCGAAGGCGTTCGCCGCGAACGACTCCACCAAGACCGCCGTCGACGTGACCGCGCTGCCAGCCGGGGTGAAGAAGGCGACGGTCATCCACGGCCTGGCCAACGTCGTCTTCACGCACACCTCGCACCCGGCGCAGGCGGAGAAGTTCGCCGCGTTCCTCGGCTCGCAGGCGGCGGCGCAGATCGAGGCGGACACCGGGACCGTGATCCCGGCGTACAACGGCACACAGCAGAGCTGGGTCAAGGCATACCCGCAGTACCACCTCCAGTCCTTCTTGGATCAGCTTCCTGACGCGGTCCCGTACCCGATCTCCAAGGACACCGCGGCCTGGAACACCCTGGAGACGAACGTCCTGACCAAGGCCTGGGACGGCAGCGAACCGATCGACAAGGCCGCCGGCGACCTCGCCACGCAGATGAACGCGGCGCTGGCCAAGGAGGGTCCGTGA
- a CDS encoding ROK family protein, producing MTELSVNGADAVLLRRLRLLSVVDALRRTGPQPLTALARQTGLSRPIVQTLADELTEIGWVAAVAPAEPNGVGRPARAFRFRAEAGSVAGLDIGAHAITALVADLDGEVRGRSRITVSPSTPAAERLASAKATLTEACTAAGLEPARLSQLGVASTGVIEHSGRVALSVALPGWTGIDIPAAFADTVRCPVVAENDGRAAALAERWRGAGRDVEDMVYIHAGFRTGNGVFVGGRLLRGHTGAAGEIGALPSSGWAEAPTHLLGFSGLDEEVRLEQTAEFVFSRARAGDPTALVATERFVRALAGGIAALVLTFDPELVVFGGGISRSADLVLDRLTAELERDCIRVPPVVASSLDAEWVVLGAVRVALDAIEARYFATGISEPLAPPPIAA from the coding sequence ATGACTGAGCTGAGTGTCAACGGCGCCGACGCCGTGCTGCTGCGCCGGCTGCGGCTGCTGTCGGTCGTGGACGCGCTGCGCCGGACCGGGCCGCAGCCGCTCACCGCGCTGGCCCGGCAGACCGGGCTGTCGCGGCCGATCGTGCAGACGCTGGCCGACGAGCTCACCGAGATCGGCTGGGTCGCCGCGGTGGCGCCGGCCGAGCCGAACGGCGTCGGACGCCCGGCGCGCGCCTTCCGCTTCCGGGCCGAAGCCGGCAGCGTCGCAGGGCTCGACATCGGCGCCCACGCGATCACCGCGCTGGTCGCCGACCTGGACGGCGAGGTGCGCGGCCGCAGCCGGATCACGGTGAGCCCGTCCACCCCCGCCGCCGAACGGCTCGCCTCGGCGAAGGCGACCCTGACCGAGGCGTGCACTGCCGCTGGACTGGAACCGGCTCGGCTCAGCCAGCTCGGTGTGGCCAGTACCGGCGTCATCGAGCACTCCGGACGCGTCGCGTTGTCGGTCGCGCTGCCCGGCTGGACCGGCATCGACATCCCCGCCGCCTTCGCCGACACCGTCCGCTGCCCGGTCGTCGCCGAGAACGACGGCCGCGCCGCGGCGCTGGCCGAACGCTGGCGCGGCGCCGGCCGCGACGTCGAGGACATGGTCTACATCCACGCCGGCTTCCGCACCGGCAACGGCGTCTTCGTCGGCGGACGCCTGCTGCGCGGGCACACCGGCGCCGCCGGCGAGATCGGCGCCCTGCCCTCCTCCGGCTGGGCCGAGGCGCCGACCCACCTGCTGGGCTTCTCAGGCCTGGACGAAGAGGTCCGCCTGGAGCAGACGGCGGAATTCGTCTTCTCCCGGGCCCGCGCCGGCGACCCGACCGCCCTGGTGGCGACCGAGCGCTTCGTCCGCGCCCTGGCCGGCGGCATCGCGGCCCTGGTCCTCACCTTCGACCCGGAGCTGGTGGTCTTCGGCGGCGGCATCTCCCGCTCGGCCGACCTGGTCCTGGACCGCCTCACCGCCGAGCTGGAACGGGACTGCATCCGGGTCCCGCCGGTCGTCGCCTCCAGCCTGGACGCCGAGTGGGTGGTGCTCGGCGCGGTGCGCGTCGCCCTCGACGCGATCGAGGCGCGCTACTTCGCGACGGGGATCTCCGAGCCGCTGGCGCCGCCGCCGATCGCGGCGTGA